AGCAGATAGTCGGGCTCACCGAACAGCCGCTGGGCGTCGAGGACGTACTCCAGCTCGCCGACGGCCCGCTCGAACTCGGCGACCGTGTCCCGGTCCTCCTGCCGCATGGACACGAAGACCAGCGCCTCGAAGTTCAGCCCGAGCGCGGCCGCGTCCACGACCGCCCGGTACCCCTGGATGGCCCCGGAGCGCTCCAGCTCGCGCAGCCGCCGGTGACACGGCGAGACACTCAGCCGCACCCGAGCGGCCAGCTCGGTCACGGTCAGCCGCCCGTCCTGCTGCAGCTCGGCAAGGATTTTTCTGTCTACGTCGTCCATGGAGCAAATCTTCCCTCACGATGCCCAGTTATGGGCAAACTTCAGGAACACTTTCGGGCCAATCACGCCTAATGTCCCCACCATGGACTCGGGACTGCTCTTCTCCTTCCTCGCCGTGGACCTGCTGCTGGTGTGCGTACCGGGCGCCGACTGGGCGTATGTCATCGCGACCGCCCTGCGCGGCCGCTCGGTGCCCCGCGCGGTGGCCGGCCTGGTCTCCGGCTACGCCCTGCACACGGCCCTGGCGACAGCGGGCCTGGCGGTCCTGGTCGCAGGCTCCCCGAAACTGCTGACGGCCCTGACGGTGGCGGGGGCGGGCTATCTGCTCTGGCTCGGCTGGGGCGTCCTGCGCCGCCCGGCGGTGCCGGGTTCGGACGACACCGCCACGGCCGCTGAGGGGCGGCTGTTTCTCCGTGGCGCCACGATCAGCGGCCTGAACCCCAAAGGCCTGCTGCTCTACCTCTCCGTCCTCCCCCAGTTCCTCACCCTCAAGGGCGCCCACCTGCCCATACCAGCCCAGACGGCCACCCTGGGCCTGCTCCACATGGCGTGCTGCGCCGCGGTGTACCTCAGCGTCGGGGCTCTGTCCCGCGCCCTGCTCGCCGCACGGCCTGTCGCGGCCAGGGCGGTGACGCGTACGTCAGGGGCGGCGATGTTGGGAATCGGGGCGATTCTGCTGGTGGAGCGTCTGTCAACGCTCTAGTTCCGAAGTTCCGACGCCTGGAGCACCCACCCGGCCTAGGGCCACCCACACAGCCACGGCCGGGCCAGGGCGTGGGCTTGACGGTCGTCCCTGTCACGCTCCGGCCCATCGGCCGGGCCCGGGGCCTGTCCGGCGGGATCGTGTCGCAGACGCGGGGCCGGCACGCCATCCCCCACCGCCTC
The genomic region above belongs to Streptomyces sp. CG1 and contains:
- a CDS encoding LysE family translocator, producing MDSGLLFSFLAVDLLLVCVPGADWAYVIATALRGRSVPRAVAGLVSGYALHTALATAGLAVLVAGSPKLLTALTVAGAGYLLWLGWGVLRRPAVPGSDDTATAAEGRLFLRGATISGLNPKGLLLYLSVLPQFLTLKGAHLPIPAQTATLGLLHMACCAAVYLSVGALSRALLAARPVAARAVTRTSGAAMLGIGAILLVERLSTL
- a CDS encoding Lrp/AsnC family transcriptional regulator, which produces MDDVDRKILAELQQDGRLTVTELAARVRLSVSPCHRRLRELERSGAIQGYRAVVDAAALGLNFEALVFVSMRQEDRDTVAEFERAVGELEYVLDAQRLFGEPDYLLRVATADLAAFQRLYDDRLATLPGVQRLTSTLVMKHVVRDRPLPA